DNA sequence from the Streptomyces sp. HUAS 15-9 genome:
GCGCCTCCTGACGGGAGTTCGCGTCCATGTCCACCCCTCCGGATGCCTCGTTGCGCGCCCCTCACGCGGGCGTCGTCGTCATCGGCCACAACGACGCGGCGCGTGTGAGGGACGCGGTGCGCTCGGCGCTCGCGCAGGGGCCTTCAGTGCGGGAGGTCGTCGCCGTGGACGACTGCTCCACGGACGGCAGCGCCGAGCTGCTCGCCGAGCTGGCCGCCGTGGAGCCGCGGCTGACGGTGGTGCGCCGGCGGGTCAACAGCGGGGGCTGCGGCAGCCCGCGCAACACCGGCCTCGACGCGGTGACGGCGCCGTACGTGATGTTCCTGGACAGCGACGACGTACTGCCGCCGGGCGCGGTGGACGCCCTGCTCATGGCCGCGACCGGGACGCACGCCGAGGTGACCGGCGGGCTGTGCGTGCGCCGTGAGCTCCCCTCGGGGCGCGAGCGCCCGTGGCAGCCGGCGCTGTACCGGGCGCACTCGGTTCTCGCACGCCCTTCCCTGCGCCTCCGTCTCGTCCACGACACCCTGTGCGTCAACAAGCTCTACCGCACCGGTTTTCTGCGCGAGCACGGCATCCGCTTCCCCGAAGGCCGCTTCCTCTACGAGGATTTCGTCTTCACCGCGCGCGTGCTGGCCGCCGGGCCGCGCGTCGCCCTGGTGCCGGACCCGGTGTACGTGTGGCACGTGCGCCGCTCGGCCGACCGGCTCTCGCTCTCCCTGGACCGTTCCGCCATCGACAACTGGCGGGCGCGCACGGAGGCCTGCGCGCTGGCGTACGACATCCTGCTGGGCGCCGGGCAGAAGGAGCTGGCCCGCGCGGCGCGAGCCAAGTTCCTCGACCACGACCTGCGCATATACGCACGCGAACTGGAGTTGCGCGACGCGCACTACCGGCGCGCATGGTGGGCGCACACCCGGGCGTACCTCGCGCGCTACGACGCGACGGACTGGTGGCTCGATCCGACCGCCCCCGGCCGACTGCTCGCCCGCGTCGTCCTGGAGTCCCCCGAACCACGCGACCTTGCCCGCCTGAGGGAACTGGCCGCCCGCCCGGCCCGGCTGCGCCCTCCCTACGCCCGCTCCTCCGACGGCACCCCGGTCTGGTCCGACGCCCTCCCCCAGGTCACCCTGACTCCCCTTCTGACCCGCCCCGTCCGCGTCCTCCCGCTGGCGGTCGACGCGGAACTGCGCCCACGCGCGCGTGCCACCCGCCTGCGGCTGCGCCTGCACGAGCTGTACGGACGGGTGGCACAGGCGCACCCGGAGGCGGTGGAGGCGGAGTGGCGGGGGCGGGATGACGGCCGTACCTCCCTCTCCCGCACGTCCCCGCTCGTCCCGTCCCGCGACGGCACATGGTCGGCGGAGGTGCCCCTCGAACTCGACGCCCTCGGCACGGGCACCTGGGATCTGCGGCTGCGTCTGCGCTTCGCGCACGGCGCGCACCGGGACGTCACGGCGCACGCGGTCGCGGGCGCCGGTCTGCTGCGCCGACGCGCCTTTTTGAGCGCCCGACACGGTCTACTGCTCGTACAGCCGTACGCCACGCACTCGGGGGCACTGGCACTGCGCGTGGCAGCCGGGACACGGGGAGTCGTGGCCGTGGCCCGCGGCAGGCTGCGGCGCCTGCTTCACTGAGATCCGATCGGACCGATCTACGAGGGGACGGCCGCACATGACCTGGCTGATCACCGGTGGCGCCGGCTACATCGGGGCACATGTCGTACGGGCGATGGCCGAGGCGGGTGAACGGACGGTGGTGTACGACGACCTGTCCACCGGTCTCGCCGAGCGCGTGCCCGACGGAGTCCCCCTGGTGGCGGGGTCGACGCTGGACGGAGACCGGCTGGCGCGCGCCCTCGCCGAGCACTCCGTCACCGGTGTCGTGCATCTCGCGGCGAAGAAGCAGGTGGGCGAGTCGGTGGACCACCCGCTGGAGTACTACCGGGAGAACGTGGAGGGCCTGCGGGTCCTCCTGGAGGCGGTGACGGCGGCGGAGGTGCCGTCGTTCGTGTTCTCGTCCTCCGCGGCCGTGTACGGCATGCCGGACGTCGACCTGGTACGGGAGGAGACGCCGTGTGTGCCCCTGTCGCCGTACGGTGAGACGAAGCTGGCGGGCGAGTGGCTGGTCCGCGCCACCGGCCGGGCGACAGGCCTGTCCACGGCCTCGCTGCGCTACTTCAACGTGGCCGGGGCGGCCGCCCCGGAACTGGCCGACGTGGGCGTCTCCAACCTCATCCCGATGGTGTTCGAGAAGCTCACGGAGAACCTGGCCCCGCGCATCTTCGGCGACGACTACCCGACCCCGGACGGCACCTGCGTACGGGACTACATCCACGTGGTGGACCTGGCCGAGGCCCATGTGACCGTGGCCCGTGCCCTGCAGTCCTCGGCCGGCCACGATCTGACCCTCAACATCGGCCGCGGGGAGGGGGTTTCGGTCAGGGAGATGATCGACCACATCTACGCGGTCACCGGCTACCACCGTCCGCCGACCGTCACCCCGCGCCGCCCCGGCGATCCCGCCCGGGTCGTCGCTTCCGCCGACCGTATCGCCGTCGAGCTGGGCTGGGAGGCCAAGCACGACGTCGAGGACATGATCACCTCGGCGTGGGCGGGCTGGGTCCGCACACATCCGGAGGCGGCGCGCACCTGACCGTAACCGGAGGGCCTTACTCTGCCCGGATGACCGAGTCTCCGCGCATCGAACGCGCCATCGGCGCAGTGATCGGCTCCGCGGTCGGCGACGCCCTGGGCGCGCCCTTCGAGTTCGGCCCCGAGGGAGCCTTCTCCGCACGCTTCCCGAAACCGGGGCAGGGCGGAGAGATGTGCGGGGGCGGCGGCTGGGACCCCGGCGAGGCGACCGACGACACGCAGATGGCCGTGCTGGTCGCCGAGTCCCTGCTGGAGTGCGGCGGGCTCCGACCGCCCGACCTCTTCCGGCGGTTCCAGCGGTGGGCGGCCGCCGACCCCAAGGACATCGGGCTGCAGACCGAGGCGGTGCTGGGCAGCGGCGACCCGTGGGACACGGCGGCCGCGGTGCACTTCCAGAGCAGTCAGCGCGGCGCCGGAAACGGGGCGCTGATGCGGGCCGCGCCGTCCGCCGTGCACTTCGCGGGCCTCGGCACGGACGGCACCATGGACGCCGCCCGGCGCATCTCCGCCCTCACGCACGGGGACCGGGCGGCATGGGAGGGAACCGCGCTCTTCCACGAGCTGATGCGGGTCGGCCTGGACGGCGGCGACCCGCTGGACGCCGTACCGGAGGCGCTGCGGCAGGTCCACCCCGATCACCGGGTCCGCTACGCGGACGTCCTCGCGCCCGACTGGCACCCCGACCTGGCCACGGAGTTCAACGGCGCCGTCTGGCCCTGCCTCGGCTCCGCCGTCTGGGCCCTGCGGACCACGTCCACCTACGAGGAGGCGATACGCACGGCCGTCGACCTCGGCGGCGACACGGACACGGTGGCGGCCGTCACCGGGGGCCTGGCCGGCGTGGTCTACGGCATCAACGCCGTCCCATCCCGCTGGACCGAAGCCCTGCACGTCCCCCTCCCGGGCTTCGACGAGCGGGTCCTACGGGCGGACGAACTGGCGGAACTGGCACGCCGCTTGGCGGATTAGCGGATCAGGCGCCGGGGCGGGCACTACGAACAGTCGCGCCGCCGACGCGCGTAGCTGCGGGAGCTGTACCGCTGGCGCGCAGCTGCGGGCAGTCGTGCCACTCGCGCGCAGCTGCGGGCAACCGCCCCGCCGACGCACCCAGCTGCGGGCAATCACGCCGCCCGCACGTACCTGCGGGCAACCGCCCCGCGGGCGCACCCAGCTGCGGGCAGTCGTGCCTCCCCCAAGCTCTTCGAGCAGGGGGGACCCCCAGGCGGCACGGCTGGGCGATGGGGGTCCCCCTGCTCGAGCGAAGCCGAGAGCTTGGGGGAGGCACCCCGTCAGCGCCGGGCTGCGCGACCCACCGCGCCCAGCACCAACCCCGGGCACCCAGACAACACCGCCCGGCACCAACCCCGGCACCCCCACAACACCGCCCGGCACCAACCCGGGCCCGCACAACGCCGCCCAACCTCACAACGCCTTGAGCGCCGCCGCAGTGCCCCGCGTCAGTGCCTCCAGATACCCCTTCGGCAGCTTCGGACTACGGATGACGACCGACCGCCAGTACAGCGGACCGGAGATCAGATCGAGCGCCAGCTCCTCGTCGACACCCCGCCGAAGCTCCCCCCGCTGCTCGGCCGCCGCGATGATCTTGCTGGCGACCCCCTCCTGCCCGTCGCGCAGCGCCTTCTGCATGGCCTCGGCGATCTCGGGATTGCGGGCCGCCTCGGCCTGCAGGTCCGGGATGATCTGCGAAGCGACGGGATGCCGCAGCGCGCGGGACGTCACCTCGTACAGCAGCCGCAGGTCGCCCTCCAGGGAGCCGGTGTCCGGGACGGGCAGGCCCAGCACCGCGAGCGCCGACACCACGTCGAGGACCAGATGCAGCTTGGACTTCCAGCGCCGGTAGACGGCGGTCTTGCCGACACCCGCGCGGCGCGCGATGCCCTCGATGGACATCCGTGCGTAGCCGACGGACGCGAGCTCCTCGAAGACGGCCGCCCGGATGGCCTCGGTCACATCCTCCCTGAGCACGGCCGCCCCGGCGGGGATCCGTCGGCGCGGGCGCGTCTGCGGCTCGTCGGCGTTCGTCGTCATGGCGTCAAGCATAGGGCGTTACGACGAAACGGTTGCGTTCCGACGTCGATTGGGCCTACGCTCCCGTTGCGACGATACGGTGCCGTCCCGACGTAAGAAAACGTGAAGAGACGTGTAACGAAACACCGAGGGACGGACCCGCCGACCGGACGCACGCACCCCCACTCCCCCGAGCGAAAGCAGCGGATGTGAGCCAGGTCCTCGACACACCGCCCCCGACACCGGCCCCGGCCGATGACCTCGCGGCGCTCGCCGCGCGCCACGGGCTCTCGGTCAGCGGCGCGCGCCCCACCCTGCCCGAGTACATCCGGCAGCTGTGGGAACGGCGTCACTTCATCACCGCCTTCGCCACCGCCAAGCTCACCGCGCAGTACAGCCAGGCGAAGCTCGGCCAGCTGTGGCAGGTCATGAACCCGCTGCTGAACGCGGCGGTGTACTACTTCATCTTCGGTGTCCTGCTGGGCACCAAGCACGGTGTGCCGGACTACATCCCGTTCCTGGTGACGGGCGTGTTCATCTGGACCTTCACCCAGAGCTCGATCCTGGCGGGCACCCGGGCCATCTCCAGCAACCTCGGCCTGGTGCGGGCGCTGCACTTCCCGCGGGCCGCGCTGCCGATCTCGTTCTGCCTCCAGCAGCTCCAGCAGCTGCTGTTCTCGATGGCGGCGCTGATCGTCATCCTGCTCTGCTTCGGCGTGCCCGTCGCGGCCTCCTGGCTGCTGGCGCTCCCGGCGCTGGTCCTGCAGTTCACGTTCAACGCCGGCGTCTCGATGATCATGGCCCGGATGGGCGCGAAGACCCCGGAC
Encoded proteins:
- a CDS encoding ADP-ribosylglycohydrolase family protein; the encoded protein is MTESPRIERAIGAVIGSAVGDALGAPFEFGPEGAFSARFPKPGQGGEMCGGGGWDPGEATDDTQMAVLVAESLLECGGLRPPDLFRRFQRWAAADPKDIGLQTEAVLGSGDPWDTAAAVHFQSSQRGAGNGALMRAAPSAVHFAGLGTDGTMDAARRISALTHGDRAAWEGTALFHELMRVGLDGGDPLDAVPEALRQVHPDHRVRYADVLAPDWHPDLATEFNGAVWPCLGSAVWALRTTSTYEEAIRTAVDLGGDTDTVAAVTGGLAGVVYGINAVPSRWTEALHVPLPGFDERVLRADELAELARRLAD
- the galE gene encoding UDP-glucose 4-epimerase GalE; the protein is MTWLITGGAGYIGAHVVRAMAEAGERTVVYDDLSTGLAERVPDGVPLVAGSTLDGDRLARALAEHSVTGVVHLAAKKQVGESVDHPLEYYRENVEGLRVLLEAVTAAEVPSFVFSSSAAVYGMPDVDLVREETPCVPLSPYGETKLAGEWLVRATGRATGLSTASLRYFNVAGAAAPELADVGVSNLIPMVFEKLTENLAPRIFGDDYPTPDGTCVRDYIHVVDLAEAHVTVARALQSSAGHDLTLNIGRGEGVSVREMIDHIYAVTGYHRPPTVTPRRPGDPARVVASADRIAVELGWEAKHDVEDMITSAWAGWVRTHPEAART
- a CDS encoding glycosyltransferase family 2 protein, encoding MSTPPDASLRAPHAGVVVIGHNDAARVRDAVRSALAQGPSVREVVAVDDCSTDGSAELLAELAAVEPRLTVVRRRVNSGGCGSPRNTGLDAVTAPYVMFLDSDDVLPPGAVDALLMAATGTHAEVTGGLCVRRELPSGRERPWQPALYRAHSVLARPSLRLRLVHDTLCVNKLYRTGFLREHGIRFPEGRFLYEDFVFTARVLAAGPRVALVPDPVYVWHVRRSADRLSLSLDRSAIDNWRARTEACALAYDILLGAGQKELARAARAKFLDHDLRIYARELELRDAHYRRAWWAHTRAYLARYDATDWWLDPTAPGRLLARVVLESPEPRDLARLRELAARPARLRPPYARSSDGTPVWSDALPQVTLTPLLTRPVRVLPLAVDAELRPRARATRLRLRLHELYGRVAQAHPEAVEAEWRGRDDGRTSLSRTSPLVPSRDGTWSAEVPLELDALGTGTWDLRLRLRFAHGAHRDVTAHAVAGAGLLRRRAFLSARHGLLLVQPYATHSGALALRVAAGTRGVVAVARGRLRRLLH
- a CDS encoding TetR/AcrR family transcriptional regulator, producing MTTNADEPQTRPRRRIPAGAAVLREDVTEAIRAAVFEELASVGYARMSIEGIARRAGVGKTAVYRRWKSKLHLVLDVVSALAVLGLPVPDTGSLEGDLRLLYEVTSRALRHPVASQIIPDLQAEAARNPEIAEAMQKALRDGQEGVASKIIAAAEQRGELRRGVDEELALDLISGPLYWRSVVIRSPKLPKGYLEALTRGTAAALKAL
- a CDS encoding ABC transporter permease, producing the protein MSQVLDTPPPTPAPADDLAALAARHGLSVSGARPTLPEYIRQLWERRHFITAFATAKLTAQYSQAKLGQLWQVMNPLLNAAVYYFIFGVLLGTKHGVPDYIPFLVTGVFIWTFTQSSILAGTRAISSNLGLVRALHFPRAALPISFCLQQLQQLLFSMAALIVILLCFGVPVAASWLLALPALVLQFTFNAGVSMIMARMGAKTPDIAQLMPFILRTWMYVSGVMWSIDKLTKKDHLPHLLTVALETNPAAVYIDLMRYALIDSFHAGQLPPHVWAAAVGWALLAGVGGFIYFWKAEETYGRG